GGTTCCTCGAAGCCAAGATCGATCATACGATCGGCTTCATCCATAATCACGTAGCAGCACTGGCTAAGAACCAACATGCGACGCTCAATGCAGTCCACCAGACGACCCGGcgtggcgatgatgatctcGGCACCATTTCGTAGACTGAATGCCTGTTCCTCAAGCGAATGACCACCAACAATACTGACAACGTTGAATCCCAGCGGTTGCGTGAATTTCTTGGCTTCAATCTCAATCTGCTGGGCCAATTCACGGGTGGGTGCAAGAACTATCGCATATGGACCGTCGTTTTTCCGCCACTCGAACTCGTCTATCCGGGGCAACTCCGCAATATAAACGAGAAGAGGGAGCAAGAAGGCTGCAGTCTTACCGGAACCAGTCACGGCAACACCGATGAGATCGCGCGACTGCAAAGCGATAGGAATAGCAGCTCTTTGAATAGGCGTCGGCTCCTTGTATCCAACACGGTCAACAAGCTCCATAAGTCGATTCGGCAGGTTGGACTCATCCCATGACCGCATGGGGTTCGGTACTGTTCCACCCTTGGTAGCAATGTTGAAATCTTCCTTGAAGATACGCCAGTCTCTCTCGCGCATATGATCCAGTTTCTTCTCGCTCCAGTGCTTGTCCAGTTGGTTCCGCGTGCTGTCTTCCCGTCGTCTCCGCTCCATCTCCAGAATCTCTCTTGCTCGAATACTGCCCGCTTCGTGATCACGGTCCTCCAACGCCCGAGCATACTTCTGCGCAACCGAATCCGCCACGTCGTCTCCAAAACCAGCCAGACGCCCGCGTCCGAAGAAATTGGCCTCATGTCGGTGCTGATACAGCGGGTTATAATCACCACTGGTATCCTCCTCTGCATTCCACTCGAAATTGAATTTCCTGTCTGTCGTCCGCTTTCGTTTTTTCTTTGCTGAGAAATTCGACGTCTGGTCTGCACCCATATACCTCTGCTTAATGAGAGCCGCTTGCGCGacggcctcatcctcatcatccagctGCTTACCCGTCTTCCGTTCTGTCTTCGAAGCACCCGATTGGGCAGACTCGTTCTTCGAACGCATCGTCGCTGGGCCAGTCGGGGCCCGGTCGTCGCCGTTCCTCATCGCGCGTGGACCAGTAGGGATCGACCTAGCATCTCCATTCGGTGTCTCGGAGCCCGTAGACGGCATATCCAAGTCCATTCCATTATCCAGCCCGTTAGGTGTTCCATTTGACTTGTTGTTCACCCGTCGCTGTGCGTCGACGTCTTTTGCGCGCTTCTCTAAAGCGAGTCGTTCGCGTTCCGCCTTAGACACGAATTTCGGCTATAGCAACACACGTGTAGTTAGCGACCAAGCCCCTCTTCAGATAATACTTTAGCCACGTAAATGATGGTGTACatagagaggaagaaagaaacgTACCTTAGCTGCGGCGGCATCagcctctctcttcttccggaCTAGCTCTTCAACACTCAATGGCGTCGACGCCGGACGCTTTGCGCCCCATCccactttcttcttctttacTTGCGGttcaggaggaggaggggggaggTCTTCgggcggaggtggaggcgCAGATACATccggtggtggcggaggagcaCCGGATtctggagggggaggaggagcgccgGCATCttcaggaggaggaggggggggAAAGGCAGATGATGATTCTGTTGAAGCGCCCATATCTTTACTGTGTGTGACGGAGAATGTAAACAGGGAAATCAAGGGCCTGTCAATGAAAGAACTCAAGGCCTCGATCGGGGCAAAAAGAAAGGCGGAAGGGCATCAATTTATACGGGTGGCAAAGAGACCAGAAGCGCAATCACGTGATCATTAGATTTCTACATTCAAAACTCACTCGACTGACGAGGTAGATCGTGAGGAGCCTGCTACTTAGTTATAAGAATACAATGGAGACAGTGTCCAAACCGACGATGTCCACCCAATCCAATCACACGTTGTCTCGTTTTCGGAGCAGCATAAGACAGACCTGAACCGCCCTGCTCGAGCATTGAAATCGCTGGAAGGTGGTGAATAGTTCAAAAAAAGACGTAACGTAAGGTAAAAGAAAACAGTGGTGTTCTACACAGGGTCAAAGACAAACCAGAGACCTTAGATGGGAACAGATCCGTTCATGCTATTGTGTCGGTGATAGATCGGGTATAGCTGCTATGTCTTGCGGGATTTGTGGTGTCGTATCAAGCCTGGGGGTTCGGGAAACCGCCGTTAACGGGACTCTGTTGCTGGTAGTAGTTGTACGGATTGGCTTGGGGTGCAGCAGCGACTGGTGCAACGGGAGCGACGGGGACGACGGGAGCGGCGGGGGTCACGGGAGTAGCATCCTGGTGTACGGCTTGAGGAGTTGGCTCTGTGCCTCCAGTTTTCGCCTTACAGACAGACGCGGGACCATGAACTTCCCTGTCAAGTGTCATGTATTCCTTTGCAGCATCTTGGGTACCGCGTTCAAGCAGGTACACCATATAGATCTGAACGAGCTCCTTGGCAACGTCTGTCGAGAGTGCGCTCTTCGACCggatatcctcaaccacTTGCTTTATCCGCTCATATTGAGCTTCCTCTGTTGCGGCGCTTGTAGGTTGGTCCAGCTCGAATGTGAGGTAGCTCTTCCAGAACGGTTGGCTGCCCCAGTAGAATTGCTGGTTGGACTGGAAAACTTGGCGAGCCTCCTCGGCCGAGCCCTTGATCTTCCACAGTAACCGAGCCCATTCAGCCACAAGGGCGGCCTTGGTGCTCAGGTCCGTTTGTGGAGAATCCAATTGAGTTTTGTACACTTCGATGCCGGAATCAAGACCCCCATGACGACGGCATACATTGGCTAGCGAGACAATTGTTTCGACGTGGtcggggatgttgatgagaataGCTTCATGGATTTCCTTGGCCACACTCACTCGCCCAGACATCTCTTCAAAGTAGGCATACTGTAGGCGGGTTGCTGGGTTGGCGATTGGAACATATAGATAGCTTGCGCGCTGGTAGATGTTGCgcacttcctcttccttcccagGCTGAGCAGACATCCATCTAGCATAACGCTGCCAGAACTCATCGTAATGCGCGCACGTCACGAGGCATCGTTCATACAAGAACTGTGTTCGTGAGTAGGAGCCTTCAGTCTCTTCAAAGTCGAGATACTTTCTCCAGTTGACCAGTTGGCCTTCGTCCAGTTCTGTGACATGGAAGTACGGGCGCTTTATTTCTGATTCGTATGTCCAGCGTTTCGTAGTCTCGGTCTGTGTCGTGGAGAAAATTTCGAGATGATGACTGTCGACACGAAGACGCAAGTCGCGCTCGATTTCAGCATCAGCCTTTGCACCAGGAGGAACCTGTCCTGCGGCGGCGTCCAGTTCAGCACGGAACTGTGACAAGAGATCGTGAGATGCCAGCTCCGCCAAAGGACGCATCTGCGCGAGCTGTCTGTAGCGCTCAAAGTAGCGAGCATACTGGTGCATCGGAATCTCAATGACGCGGCCTAGGATCCCGAAAATCTTGTCAAAGGCCTCGACTCGTTCCTCGTACTCGATATATTTATCCCAGAACGGGTGTGACAGGAAATCTAACCCGACACAGTTCGCTCCGCGCTCAAAGAGCCTGTAAAGCATGACTGTTAGCGTTGTTCCAAACGGGCCGAGCCGGCAAACGAAAGAGAGGGagtgggagggaggagagagcgaAATGACAAGGATGGCAAACATGAGCATTTAAAAACTTTCAGTGCGTGCGAGCCCAAACAATTCAACGACTAGGAGGATCAGTTTGTGGAGAGGCTGCTTTCCCTGCTCTGCATCGAGCTCAGAATAAGTACCATCTAACAGGATTCGTGGGCCATGGTGTCGGTGCAAGGAAAATGGTGCTGATGTTCAAATTgcagttctttttttctaCGGGGAAGGGAAACAGCCTGAAAACACCACGGGTGAGAAGTAAACTCCAGCCGAGTTTGGGAAAGGCGACGTCTCACCCATCTTGAGGGAGCTGCTGTCAACGGGCTTTGCGTCATGCGCATCTTGCCCCGTCATGATCACGTCGGTGCTGTATCGGTAGTGGTTAcagggaaggaaaggaaaccaGCGCTAGTCTACTTACTCTCTGATGATGTCTGTGTCGTGAGATGTCTCCGCTTTGAAGGTGCAGTAGTTGGTCCATAGATCAACGGAGGAAGAAATGCTCGCAATGCCTCGCTCGTACACCTAAAATAAACTGTGAGTAAAATGCATAGTCGGAGGGGGGTCACTCCTGTAGTAAGACACATACCATATCCGCCGCCTCAGTTCCAGTGATGGAGAATTCCAGGTCGGCATATTTCTTCCAGTATCCAAACAATAACGGGAATTTGGCGAGGAACCGGTCGTAGGCGTTGCGCACCGTGGTGATCGCTTGCGGGTTGGAGTTTCGGTTTACACCTCCCTCCAGAGCCTCTGCACCACGAACAAGTCGTTCCCAGCTCTCGAAATTATCCGGATCATCGAGCTAGAGGTGAACCTTGATTAGCTTCCAAACTGGCACAAGCACATTAAGAGGTTATCGCATCATACCAGCTCAGTTTCTAGCTTCTTAAGCTCTGCGTTCTCCTCCTCGGAGCCTCCAAAGTTGTAATCCGCCATGTTGGCCGTCAAGACTGCAGAGTACAAGCACCGTTTGCGAAACAGCCGCCTGAGACAACGAGATACCGCAAGGCTGataaaaagaaggaagaagtgATTGAATCGAAGATACCCGTAGACAGTTAGACGGGGAAGTGGATTTCCAATGAGTGCAAGCAGGATGTCTTAGACAGAGTCGTGAACAGAAACAATGAAGCTCCGAGATCAAATCGAATCCCCAGCCACGAGAACCGAACTGGAATCGCGCGCCgccctttttttcttccgcCCCCCAATTCGGTTTAGCGCCGATTCTGCAATTTCTCAACTCCAAAAGATAATCGTCCATCCACCCCATACAGTGCCAACGATATTATTCTCCCGCCGTACAGCCTGAACAATTGCCACGCCACGGAGTACTGGCCCTTCAGTCACTTACAATGGCCACCCCTCAGGCAGCAGGCACGACTAGCATGCTCACCCAACTTCCCATCCGCCTCCGCAACTTCTTCGCCCGCTACCCTCCCCAACACTACTCCGCGGCCGTCACACCACCAGCAGAGCTCCCACCATCGCCCACGCCTACAGAAACAGAACCCCTTCCTTCCCCATACACACCAAACAGAGACGCAAAGGGCTACAAGCACGAGGACCCAAAACTCTCGATATCGCGAGCCCTCCTCCAATCTAACTCGAAACACCCGAATCCGTTTCTCCCGCGCAAGAACTACCGCACGGGGAAATGGCAGGGTCCTCGCTTTGGACTGCGCCAGCAGGCGGAGCTAGTGAAGCTCGCTATCAGATATAATGTTGAGGGGTTGCTGCCGCCGGGCACGAAAAGTACCGAGTATAAGGAGACGAGACGCGCGGAGCGCGGATTGCAGGTCAAGGGTACTGGTGTTGGACAGAAGGTTAAGGGTCACAAGTGGGAGAGGACTATGGAGGGTAGACTTGAGGATAGGAGGAAGGCCATGACTGAGATGCCGGAGTTGATCAGGTTGTGGAAGCAGGTTCGTCTCATTTTCATTTCCCatttcaccaccaccatcatcatccctACACCATTCTTTCAAGAGTTGATTACTGATTGCTTTACTCGTATAGAGAGGTCACGGTCgtgggtggaagaagtggcCCAAGAGGTGAATTGCTCGCGTTTGCATTGGATGAGTTGTATAATGTACTATCTACGGTTTATTTTCGGGTCCTCGGTTGTACAGCTCGCTGAAGGAGACTTTGGATTGCACAAGGACACAGGTTTTACAATATTCGTTTCCGTTTTCGCTCGCATGTACTGTACCAATAGATATTTACTTGACTTCCATATACGAACTTGTGTGCAAGACACACTGCTTTACTTGATACAGGAGCGTGATCCCTACTTAAATATCTTCGCGACAAGGGTacattcaatattcaatattgaGTAAAACACCCCCAAAAAGTAAATTCTGCTATGGTACATACATGACGCTATGAACCGGGATACGGTCATCCCAaagaatatcaatatcaacatcaacatcatgaaTCATTATCATAAGACGGCGTAACAACATCCCCAACCATGACGGTCCCTAAACactcaccctcaccagcaGGCGAAATATGTCTCCCAAATAGTATCCTCCTATCAAGCTTTCGCGTTTTTGCCAAAGTAGCGTAAGGCTCTTCACCGCGCTGGCCAGAATACTGGTCAACGCAGACCATCTGGCATCGCTCACAAGAGCCTAGAACATTAAAGCGTAGCTTCTCGGGCCCAACATCCAGCGATTCCCAGGTATCTTCGATGTATGGTCTTTCGGCTGTTGGGAGGTTCTCTGCCACGACGACGTTGGCACGGAAGACGTCCGCGGCGACGGCCTTCTTGCTACTGGGAGAGTTGCTCGGAGTGTTGGACTTGATGGATTCGTTGAGGCGGTTCACGGATGAACgggagacgaggagaagggggCTTTcgttggcgaggaggatggggcCAAGGTTTTGGCGTGTGGGTGTtggtgaggaagaaggtcCCTGAGGGAATGAGCCTGGCATGATTGGGTTTTGGAGGCCGTGGTTCTGAGTTCTGATTTTTGTAGTACAGGATCTGGTCGAGGATCGTGGAGGGAATCTTGCTAATGTACAGGGTACTTCGAGGAAACTTGTGAAGAAATTAGATACCGTTGTTGAGGTATATGCTTGGAGAATCACTTTGTCGCCGCAGACGGTGGACGGTTTGGAAGAGTTCTGACATAGTGAGGTAGTAATGGAGTTGGTGCTCATGCGATTGAGTGGGATCTCGAGAGCTTTCCCTTCAGGGGAATGTGTATCCCCACAAGCGATGCGTAAAATCTCACGTTCAAGGTCGACTGTTGGCCGAATGAGCGCCATGCGAGGGTACCTCTTCTGACTGAGTGTTGCACCTGTACCCTGGTGAATAAGACACCATTCCCTGTCCCAGGCTAATCCTTCTCGACGCACTTCCCACCGCTGTCCATCCGGTATTCGGAAGGCACCACAACTTTTTATCGGATAGACGGAAAGACTCTCGACGTAGAAGCTGGGTTGCTGTAAGGATACATCTCCCATGAGTGGTACCAATAAGCTTTCCGGGGGGTTATCGACATAAAACTCCGCTAGGAAAGCCATAAATTTGTCGATATCTCCTTTGCTGCTCATAGCACCCAAACTAACTCGCAATATCCCGGTTGGCCACTCATCCATAATGTCGTTGGCATCTCCGCACCGCATCCCAGCGGAGAAATGGCGACGCATATCAGTCCCTGTCCAACCTAGGTTCGCAGCTGTACCTCCCGGGTTGCAAAGCGTTCCAGACCTAATCTGGATATTCTTGATGCTTGCTAGTCTTTCCACCTCGGATTTACCAACCCACATACCACGACTGTTTCTTATATTGAAGGAAGCAATTGGACCCTGAGAGTGGGTTTGCTCAGTCGAATTGGGTGCCGTATAGAGATGGCAGACTTTTGCCCCATTATAATGCCTGAGAGCAGCCATTCGGTGGCGCAGCTGCTTTGCAAGGAATTGCGTATGGGAAGCGACATTGTGCATAGAACCATATAGACGACGGTGAGTCTCAAATGCCGAATCCAGAGCGATTATGCTGTGGAACGGAAGCGTCCCATCCTCCAACCGTTCATGAATCGAagtctgcttcttcgcgtGCCACGGATTCACATCGGTCAGAACCATGTCGACCGTGCCGCCGCCAAAATACTTCCGGTTCTCAAACACACCACCCGCATCCTTCCGGACAATTAATGCACCAAGGTCCGGAAAACCGAAGATCTTATAGAAACTAAGGACCGTGAAATCTGGAGCAGACGTAGCATCGCTGAAATCGAGCGGAGACGTCGAGACGAAAGAAGCCGCATCAAGAAGGGTATAGACACGATTATCTGTATCTGCATACCGACGGCGTATCTGCTTGCACCATCGCATCGGAAATCGACGTCCATTCATATTTGACTGTGCAGGATACGCGAATAGGCCAGGAAACTCTCGACCCGCTGAGCCCAGCTCGGAAATCCACGCTTCCACATCCTCATCGTGCACAAAACACCTAGATCCTGCCTCCGCAAGCTCCCGGGCTCCAACCAGACTGGTATGGGCATCGACATGGTACCCATACCAAAAGCCGCGTGGGGAGTCCCGAAAAGCGTCCGCAACTAGTTTAATGCCAGCAGTGGCATTCGCCACGAAAATAAGATCAAACTCGTTCGGGTCCGCATTGAAGAAGCGAAGTGCGCGTAGACGAATGTCATCTACACGCTGTGCCGAGAGCTGCGACGAGGCGGACATGGAATGGGGATTCCCATATAGATTCCCGGTCAGGTCACGGCTGAACGAGTCAATCAGAGACTTTGCGTAGAGCGTAGTGCCCGCATGGTCGAGGTAGGTTGTGTCTGTAGAGTCCAAACTGATTAGCACGCCGATGTCATCTTAGATGACGCTGGGGCGAGTGTTGTACTGACCTTTTAGTAAGGGATATTCACCCTCCCGGATGACGTCGATGTCGTCGGAGTATCCTGAGCAGTATGCCATCGGCGGAGCGACACTGCCCTTTGAAGTGCCCATATTTGTAGATGTTTTGAGAGATCGGCACGATGTTGGAGCATTATCGAGGGTGGTTGTGCATCATTAAGAAGGCAACTGGGGTGGCGAAGGGATCTGGGAAATAGGTATGAGAGGTACAACTGTCGCTTGACCAATAGTGGGGAAGCCCAAAGTCGGGGAAATACTGAACTTCAACCACGGTTCCCAGAAACGTTTCAGTGCTCTGCTGATGAATACCACGGACAATGAATGTCGGTTTGCTGTTGGTCTGAGTGTCGGAGGttgccgacgaagatggaagaCGTACCCAAGGACGGCACCGACCGAGAGCTCCCTACTTATCGCTGCGGAGTAACAATATTCTTGCAAACTGCCATTTCATAGTTGTCTACCTAGTATTGCTCAGGCTTGCAAGTTACCCTAAACAAGGAAGTTCAGGGCTCCCCACTCTTGTCACCGTCAGGAAGCGGAGGGTGGAAATAACAGCTATCTCAGTTTGTCTTCAAGTCTACAGGCGTTATTTCTATTGCCACAACCGGGTCCTTTTTGAAAAGTGGTGAATTTCTATAGTATTGGGTGCCCATGGACCATGGACAATTATTTATACCTCCTTCGCTGAATTAATACACTTTGCTCGGTTTAGAGCTTGCCACCTTCCTTGGAGTACCCCTTCGACTTCAACCAGTCTGCAACATCTGCACGGTCCCGATGAACCCAGCTGACCTTGGCGCGGATTGCGTCGAGGCTTTGCTCAATAGCACGGTCAAAGCCCTAAAAAAAGTGTTAGTCATGCGCAGCCTGAACGGAGAATACAGGAAACTTACCTTGGTATCCTTGTTGGCGAAGAAGttctcaacatccttcaGCTGCGCCTCCGTACAGAATGAGGCAGTGCATATTTGTAGAACAGTTCCGAGCATGCCCAATCCAGGGGGCAGGCGTTGGTAGAGGGTGTCCCAGTTCTCCTTCACCCAATTCCATCGGGCGTCAATACCGGCGGCGTGGGTGCGGAGTCCGCCAAGGGGCATGTAAATGTCCTGGTTCTTGACCTCGTCACCCAGGGCCAAGCCGAGAGTGCGTTTGATGAGGGCTGGATCTTCGGCCGTACCAAGGCAGCGCAACGCCGTGGTCTTCTCATCAGAGGTGGGGGCATTGCGGAAGCGGTCATACACAACATTGTACTCCTTTTCACCGCCGTTTTTCAGGACGATAGAAAAGACGCTGCCGCGAATGTTAGGGTGGATGGCACTgacatcaccagcagcgaAGCGCTGGAACATGTCCTGGGCGGCCTTGACTACAGTCGGCTCCTGAGCATTGCCAGCGGCACTGAACAAGAGGGCCTTGAATTGTTGTAAAATATGGTCATCCTTGTCGGAAAACTCCCATCCTAgcttctgcgccttctcGCCGACCAAGGCACGCTGGAAGGCCTCCAATGCGTCCTTGGACTGGGAATCCTCGAAGATCCAAGCGGCACGCAGGGCACCAATACGAGTCAAGATCTCGTTCCAAACAACAAATTCAGGCTCGCTGTCAAATCCGGCGAGCAGCGATAGCAAACCGGACGTTTTCTGGTAACCAGAGGCAGCCAATGCGCCGGCGTCAGCAATCATACCTGCGCGATCCTCAACAGTAAGCAGACCCTCCTTTGCAGCGTTGCCCAGCTTGGTTAGATGCTCAGGGGAGTAAGATGTGCGGTAAATTGCGGTGTGATCGGCATTGAGCTTGTAGAAATCGAGATCGGGAACCTTGAACTCTCCCTCACGCGTTGACAGCACGGTGTCTTCGTCAACTCCCTTCTTTGTCCGCAATCCAAGCATCACAGGGAAAAGagtcttgtcttcctcaGGACGAACGTCACCCGTGCGGAGGAACCGGTTCTGCTTCACCTtgatggatgaagagcttggGTTTTCCGACACAGAGACGACTGGGAATCCAACATTCTTGGTCCAGATATCCATGACCTCCTCCACGGGCTTGCCACTAGCATCCGCAAGGGCCGACCACAGGTCGCCGGTTTGTGTGTTGCCGTAAGCGTGCTTCTTGATGTAGTCACGAACACCCTGCAGGAAGGTGTCTTCACCCAAGTACTTTGAGATCATGCGCAGGACAGATGATCCCTTGGAGTACGAGATGGCATCAAAGATCTGGttgatctcgtcggcgcGCTTCACGGGCACTTCGATGGGGTGACTGCTGCGGAGAGAATCAAGGGAGAGCGCACTCTGCAGGTTGTCGATGACATATGTTTGCCAAACCTTCCATTCGGGGTAGAAGCTGTTGCAAGAGTACCACGACATCCAAGTAGCAAAGCCTTCGTTGAGCCATAGACCGTCCCAGAAATCCATGGTAACCAAGTTTCCAAACCATTGGTGGGCAAGCTCGTGCTGAACAGTTTCAGCAATGCGCTCCTTA
Above is a window of Aspergillus puulaauensis MK2 DNA, chromosome 2, nearly complete sequence DNA encoding:
- the prp28 gene encoding mRNA splicing protein PRP28 (BUSCO:EOG09261JWS;~COG:A;~EggNog:ENOG410PFDF;~InterPro:IPR027417,IPR001650,IPR014014,IPR014001, IPR011545,IPR000629;~PFAM:PF00270,PF00271;~go_function: GO:0003676 - nucleic acid binding [Evidence IEA];~go_function: GO:0004386 - helicase activity [Evidence IEA];~go_function: GO:0005524 - ATP binding [Evidence IEA]), producing the protein MGASTESSSAFPPPPPPEDAGAPPPPPESGAPPPPPDVSAPPPPPEDLPPPPPEPQVKKKKVGWGAKRPASTPLSVEELVRKKREADAAAAKPKFVSKAERERLALEKRAKDVDAQRRVNNKSNGTPNGLDNGMDLDMPSTGSETPNGDARSIPTGPRAMRNGDDRAPTGPATMRSKNESAQSGASKTERKTGKQLDDEDEAVAQAALIKQRYMGADQTSNFSAKKKRKRTTDRKFNFEWNAEEDTSGDYNPLYQHRHEANFFGRGRLAGFGDDVADSVAQKYARALEDRDHEAGSIRAREILEMERRRREDSTRNQLDKHWSEKKLDHMRERDWRIFKEDFNIATKGGTVPNPMRSWDESNLPNRLMELVDRVGYKEPTPIQRAAIPIALQSRDLIGVAVTGSGKTAAFLLPLLVYIAELPRIDEFEWRKNDGPYAIVLAPTRELAQQIEIEAKKFTQPLGFNVVSIVGGHSLEEQAFSLRNGAEIIIATPGRLVDCIERRMLVLSQCCYVIMDEADRMIDLGFEEPVNKILDALPVTNEKPDSEEAENSAVMSRHLGAKDRYRQTMMYTATMPTAVERIARKYLRRPAIVTIGGVGEAVDTVEQRVEMIAGEDKRKKRLGEILSSGGFRPPIIVFVNIKRNCDAIAREIKQWGFSSVTLHGSKTQDQREAALASVRNGSTDVLVATDLAGRGIDVPDVSLVLNFNMATSIESYTHRIGRTGRAGKSGVAITFLGNEDNDVMYDLKQMLIKSPISRVPEELRKHEAAQSKPTRGVGKKIEESSGFGGKGGW
- a CDS encoding putative mRNA splicing protein (Prp39) (COG:A;~EggNog:ENOG410PIX7;~InterPro:IPR003107,IPR011990;~go_function: GO:0005515 - protein binding [Evidence IEA];~go_process: GO:0006396 - RNA processing [Evidence IEA]); the encoded protein is MADYNFGGSEEENAELKKLETELLDDPDNFESWERLVRGAEALEGGVNRNSNPQAITTVRNAYDRFLAKFPLLFGYWKKYADLEFSITGTEAADMVYERGIASISSSVDLWTNYCTFKAETSHDTDIIRELFERGANCVGLDFLSHPFWDKYIEYEERVEAFDKIFGILGRVIEIPMHQYARYFERYRQLAQMRPLAELASHDLLSQFRAELDAAAGQVPPGAKADAEIERDLRLRVDSHHLEIFSTTQTETTKRWTYESEIKRPYFHVTELDEGQLVNWRKYLDFEETEGSYSRTQFLYERCLVTCAHYDEFWQRYARWMSAQPGKEEEVRNIYQRASYLYVPIANPATRLQYAYFEEMSGRVSVAKEIHEAILINIPDHVETIVSLANVCRRHGGLDSGIEVYKTQLDSPQTDLSTKAALVAEWARLLWKIKGSAEEARQVFQSNQQFYWGSQPFWKSYLTFELDQPTSAATEEAQYERIKQVVEDIRSKSALSTDVAKELVQIYMVYLLERGTQDAAKEYMTLDREVHGPASVCKAKTGGTEPTPQAVHQDATPVTPAAPVVPVAPVAPVAAAPQANPYNYYQQQSPVNGGFPNPQA
- a CDS encoding mitochondrial 54S ribosomal protein mL59 (COG:S;~EggNog:ENOG410PQ04;~InterPro:IPR037507,IPR040922;~PFAM:PF18126;~go_component: GO:0005762 - mitochondrial large ribosomal subunit [Evidence IEA];~go_function: GO:0003735 - structural constituent of ribosome [Evidence IEA]), with the translated sequence MATPQAAGTTSMLTQLPIRLRNFFARYPPQHYSAAVTPPAELPPSPTPTETEPLPSPYTPNRDAKGYKHEDPKLSISRALLQSNSKHPNPFLPRKNYRTGKWQGPRFGLRQQAELVKLAIRYNVEGLLPPGTKSTEYKETRRAERGLQVKGTGVGQKVKGHKWERTMEGRLEDRRKAMTEMPELIRLWKQRGHGRGWKKWPKR
- the hxB gene encoding putative molybdenum cofactor sulfurase protein (HxB) (COG:H;~EggNog:ENOG410PHRF;~InterPro:IPR015424,IPR005302,IPR005303,IPR028886, IPR000192,IPR015421,IPR015422;~PFAM:PF03476,PF00266,PF03473;~go_function: GO:0003824 - catalytic activity [Evidence IEA];~go_function: GO:0008265 - Mo-molybdopterin cofactor sulfurase activity [Evidence IEA];~go_function: GO:0030151 - molybdenum ion binding [Evidence IEA];~go_function: GO:0030170 - pyridoxal phosphate binding [Evidence IEA];~go_process: GO:0006777 - Mo-molybdopterin cofactor biosynthetic process [Evidence IEA]), with amino-acid sequence MGTSKGSVAPPMAYCSGYSDDIDVIREGEYPLLKDTTYLDHAGTTLYAKSLIDSFSRDLTGNLYGNPHSMSASSQLSAQRVDDIRLRALRFFNADPNEFDLIFVANATAGIKLVADAFRDSPRGFWYGYHVDAHTSLVGARELAEAGSRCFVHDEDVEAWISELGSAGREFPGLFAYPAQSNMNGRRFPMRWCKQIRRRYADTDNRVYTLLDAASFVSTSPLDFSDATSAPDFTVLSFYKIFGFPDLGALIVRKDAGGVFENRKYFGGGTVDMVLTDVNPWHAKKQTSIHERLEDGTLPFHSIIALDSAFETHRRLYGSMHNVASHTQFLAKQLRHRMAALRHYNGAKVCHLYTAPNSTEQTHSQGPIASFNIRNSRGMWVGKSEVERLASIKNIQIRSGTLCNPGGTAANLGWTGTDMRRHFSAGMRCGDANDIMDEWPTGILRVSLGAMSSKGDIDKFMAFLAEFYVDNPPESLLVPLMGDVSLQQPSFYVESLSVYPIKSCGAFRIPDGQRWEVRREGLAWDREWCLIHQGTGATLSQKRYPRMALIRPTVDLEREILRIACGDTHSPEGKALEIPLNRMSTNSITTSLCQNSSKPSTVCGDKVILQAYTSTTVSNFFTSFLEVPCTLARFPPRSSTRSCTTKIRTQNHGLQNPIMPGSFPQGPSSSPTPTRQNLGPILLANESPLLLVSRSSVNRLNESIKSNTPSNSPSSKKAVAADVFRANVVVAENLPTAERPYIEDTWESLDVGPEKLRFNVLGSCERCQMVCVDQYSGQRGEEPYATLAKTRKLDRRILFGRHISPAGEGECLGTVMVGDVVTPSYDNDS